Proteins from a genomic interval of Flavobacteriales bacterium:
- the dnaE gene encoding DNA polymerase III subunit alpha: MLLNTHTYYSFHYGTVKTEELLEIAVRAGARSVALTDVNSSAACLDFLRQAREFDIHPVVGVDFKKGTQTKYVALARNNDGFAEINRHLSQQLMGEIEVSDRAPEFQHAYVIYPFEQWMKMTTPSLQDTPPSKEGNGTPNQAYYKHQINAPALPLKRGSTAKRGGGLFFGLRENEFIGIRPTELMRLQLSPWAKQKEKLVVLQPMTFRNKRDFNTHRLLRAIDNNCLLSRLPAEEQSTEKDVFWHCDDLRKAFAEFPHIIANTERLLQDCHVSFEFGNYEASHNQHHFKDSFQEDKEELERLCQEGLPYRYPNADRTVLERLQKELDIIEKKKFYSYFLINHDIVNYAKSQGYFHVGRGSGANSMVAYLIGITDVDPIELDLYFERFINPSRKNPPDFDIDFSWTDREDVTRYIFNTYPKAALLGSYSTFKNRSVNRELGKVLGLPADEIDRLNDRYTNINSLDHLSKLVLKYGARIQSFPNHTTVHSSGILIPERDIHYYGATFMPPKGFQTTQFDMYVSEDVGLHKFDILGQRGLGKIKDSISIIKENQGLDVDVHDIPKFKEDPAIKKLLKTGKTVGAFYVESPAMRMLLTKLKAEDYNRLVAASSIIRPGVSKSGMMREYILRFQDEERRKAAEAELPDLYSILHDTFGVMVYQEDVLKVAHLFADLTLEEADTLRRGMSWKFRERNEFWSVKDQFFSNCIAKGHPKETIEKIWEQIMSFGNFAFAKGHSASYAVESFQALFLKAHYPLEYMVATVNNGGGFYSKELYLHEAKLHGAKIHLPCVNRSNSGANIYGKDIFIGLGMIAGLEAETLKQLLMERHQNGAFQDLRDVVKRVPVSLEQLRILIRIGALRFTGLDKKALLWDAHFLLGHTKVSRPVRKLFDAEVKEFRLPELWYHELENAYDEMELLGFPVTISPFDLIDKTGLPTLTVAEMNQRVNETVEIIGYRVHVRGTHTSDGKYMTFGNLIDLEGQWINSVQFPNVADKYPFRGPGIYKLRGKVTEEFGHISLETEYLERIPNINIETPNTRVANVAVENGMKGANRKLVGQRLYEADRSNESSLTPYI, translated from the coding sequence GTGCTTCTAAACACTCACACATATTACAGCTTCCATTACGGCACGGTAAAGACCGAAGAGCTGCTGGAAATTGCCGTTCGGGCAGGTGCGCGGTCTGTGGCACTGACGGATGTGAACAGTTCGGCCGCGTGTCTCGATTTTTTACGGCAAGCGCGAGAATTTGACATCCATCCCGTTGTCGGGGTCGATTTCAAAAAAGGAACGCAGACCAAGTATGTGGCACTGGCGCGAAACAATGATGGTTTTGCAGAGATCAACAGGCATCTTTCGCAGCAGTTAATGGGTGAAATTGAGGTTTCCGACCGCGCACCTGAATTCCAGCATGCGTATGTCATTTATCCGTTTGAGCAATGGATGAAAATGACCACCCCGTCCCTTCAGGACACCCCTCCTTCCAAGGAGGGGAACGGCACTCCGAATCAAGCATACTACAAACATCAGATCAACGCACCAGCTCTCCCCCTGAAAAGGGGGAGTACCGCGAAGCGGGGAGGGGGTCTTTTTTTTGGCTTGCGCGAAAACGAATTCATTGGCATTCGTCCCACAGAACTGATGCGATTACAGCTTTCTCCATGGGCAAAGCAGAAAGAAAAACTGGTTGTGTTGCAACCGATGACGTTCCGTAACAAGCGTGATTTCAATACACATCGACTACTGCGCGCCATTGACAACAATTGTCTACTGAGCCGATTGCCAGCCGAGGAACAGTCCACAGAAAAAGACGTTTTCTGGCATTGCGATGACCTGCGAAAAGCGTTTGCAGAATTCCCACACATCATCGCAAATACCGAACGGCTGTTACAGGATTGCCATGTGAGTTTTGAGTTCGGGAATTACGAGGCCTCACACAATCAACATCACTTTAAAGATTCGTTTCAAGAAGACAAAGAAGAACTGGAACGGCTTTGTCAGGAAGGACTTCCGTACCGTTATCCGAATGCTGACCGAACGGTTCTGGAGCGACTTCAGAAAGAGTTGGACATCATCGAAAAGAAGAAGTTCTACAGCTACTTCCTCATCAATCATGACATTGTCAATTACGCTAAAAGCCAAGGTTATTTCCACGTTGGGCGCGGAAGCGGTGCCAACAGCATGGTGGCCTATCTAATCGGTATAACCGATGTCGATCCGATCGAACTCGACCTCTACTTCGAACGGTTCATCAATCCATCACGGAAAAACCCGCCCGATTTTGACATTGATTTTTCGTGGACCGACCGCGAAGATGTGACGCGCTACATTTTCAACACGTATCCGAAGGCGGCTTTGCTCGGTTCGTATTCCACGTTCAAAAACCGTTCAGTAAACCGCGAATTAGGAAAGGTACTTGGCCTGCCAGCCGATGAAATTGACCGACTGAACGACCGCTACACCAACATCAATTCACTCGACCATCTCTCGAAACTCGTGCTGAAATACGGTGCGCGCATTCAGAGTTTTCCGAACCACACCACGGTGCATTCCAGCGGCATTCTCATTCCCGAGCGCGATATCCATTATTATGGCGCCACGTTCATGCCGCCCAAAGGTTTTCAGACCACGCAGTTCGATATGTACGTTTCGGAGGATGTTGGCCTGCACAAATTCGACATTCTCGGGCAGCGCGGACTGGGCAAAATCAAAGACAGCATTTCCATCATTAAAGAAAATCAGGGCTTGGATGTTGATGTGCATGATATTCCGAAATTCAAGGAAGACCCTGCCATCAAAAAGCTACTGAAAACGGGCAAAACGGTCGGTGCGTTTTATGTGGAATCGCCTGCCATGCGGATGTTGCTCACCAAGTTGAAAGCCGAAGATTACAACCGCTTGGTGGCGGCCAGTTCCATCATCCGTCCAGGCGTTTCGAAAAGCGGCATGATGCGCGAGTACATTCTGCGGTTTCAGGATGAAGAAAGGCGCAAAGCGGCCGAGGCCGAACTGCCTGATTTGTACTCCATTCTGCACGACACTTTCGGGGTGATGGTGTATCAAGAAGATGTACTGAAAGTGGCGCACCTATTTGCCGACCTCACGTTGGAAGAAGCCGACACGCTGCGCAGAGGCATGTCGTGGAAATTCCGTGAGCGCAACGAATTCTGGTCGGTGAAAGATCAGTTTTTCAGCAATTGCATTGCGAAAGGTCATCCGAAGGAAACGATTGAAAAGATCTGGGAACAGATTATGAGTTTCGGGAATTTTGCGTTTGCGAAAGGTCACTCCGCCAGTTACGCGGTAGAGAGTTTTCAGGCGCTATTCTTAAAAGCACATTACCCGCTTGAATACATGGTGGCCACAGTGAACAACGGTGGCGGCTTCTACTCGAAGGAACTGTATCTGCACGAAGCCAAACTGCATGGCGCGAAAATTCATTTGCCGTGCGTGAACCGTAGCAATAGCGGAGCAAACATTTACGGCAAAGACATTTTCATCGGATTGGGAATGATTGCTGGGCTGGAAGCAGAAACGCTGAAACAACTTTTGATGGAGCGTCACCAAAATGGTGCATTCCAAGACCTGCGTGATGTGGTGAAACGCGTTCCTGTTTCGTTGGAACAGTTGCGTATTCTCATCCGAATTGGCGCATTGCGGTTTACAGGTTTGGACAAAAAAGCATTGCTGTGGGATGCGCATTTTCTACTTGGACACACCAAAGTTTCTCGGCCTGTTCGCAAACTCTTCGATGCTGAAGTGAAGGAATTCCGATTGCCCGAACTCTGGTATCATGAACTGGAAAATGCCTATGATGAAATGGAACTGCTCGGTTTCCCCGTTACCATTTCACCGTTCGACCTGATTGACAAAACTGGTCTGCCAACACTTACGGTAGCCGAAATGAACCAGCGCGTGAACGAGACCGTGGAGATCATCGGTTATCGGGTTCATGTTCGCGGCACGCATACCAGCGATGGCAAGTACATGACCTTCGGTAATCTCATCGACCTCGAAGGGCAATGGATCAATAGCGTGCAGTTCCCGAATGTGGCTGATAAGTATCCGTTCCGTGGGCCAGGCATTTACAAGTTGCGCGGAAAAGTGACCGAGGAATTCGGCCACATCAGTTTGGAAACGGAGTATTTGGAGCGCATTCCGAACATCAACATCGAAACGCCCAATACGCGCGTTGCGAATGTTGCTGTGGAAAATGGAATGAAGGGTGCGAATCGGAAGTTGGTCGGTCAAAGGTTGTATGAGGCTGACCGGAGCAATGAGTCTTCATTAACCCCGTATATTTAA
- a CDS encoding AMP-binding protein: protein MSYPLPLDMLYRWEKESPDMVYMRQPINGQWKEWTWKETGQEVRKMAAYLKGLGYEPGSKIAVISKNCAHWIISDLAIQMAGYCGVPMYPNLNEDTVKQILEHSESKLLFVGKLDGWENMRPGVPQNVKCIAFPFYTEEGYDEWYDLVKDVEPITEDVQRNPMDMATIIYTSGTTGMPKGVMHKFYNFGWAAEKAMNELKLEPHTQRFFSYLPLCHIAERLLVEMGSIYTGSQVSFAESLDTFAANLAESKPTVFLGVPRIWTKFQQGILAKMPQKKLDLFLKIPILNGIVKKKIQSGLGLQEAPNVFTGAAPTPASLIEWFAKLGINIQEAYAMTENCCYSHVTRNDAIKVGYVGQPLPDCEVKLSDVKEILIKHEALMDGYYKEPEMTAETLVDGWLRTGDEGYIDEQGFLKITGRVKDLFKTTKGKYVAPSPIEMDISENSDIEQVCVVGDGIPQPIALIVTSESAAGKSKNEIEDSILKTLDHVNPDLDHHEQVKKAIIVKEPWTVENELLTPTMKIKRNPIEKIYKARYEEWYNSPDKIIWE, encoded by the coding sequence ATGAGCTACCCACTTCCTTTAGACATGCTGTACCGCTGGGAGAAAGAATCCCCGGATATGGTTTACATGCGCCAACCCATCAACGGGCAATGGAAAGAATGGACCTGGAAAGAAACGGGACAGGAAGTGCGCAAGATGGCAGCTTATCTGAAAGGATTGGGCTACGAACCAGGTTCGAAGATCGCGGTCATCTCCAAGAACTGCGCGCATTGGATCATCTCCGACCTCGCTATTCAAATGGCCGGTTACTGTGGCGTGCCGATGTACCCGAATCTGAACGAGGATACGGTGAAGCAGATCTTGGAGCACAGCGAATCGAAGTTGCTTTTCGTAGGGAAATTGGATGGTTGGGAAAACATGCGGCCCGGTGTTCCACAGAATGTGAAGTGCATTGCATTCCCATTTTATACGGAGGAAGGGTACGATGAATGGTATGATCTGGTAAAAGACGTGGAGCCGATAACGGAAGATGTGCAACGCAACCCGATGGACATGGCCACCATCATCTACACATCTGGAACGACAGGTATGCCGAAAGGCGTGATGCACAAGTTCTACAACTTTGGTTGGGCGGCCGAGAAAGCCATGAATGAGTTGAAATTGGAGCCGCATACACAGCGATTTTTCTCATACCTGCCGCTGTGCCACATTGCAGAAAGACTGTTGGTGGAGATGGGAAGCATCTACACAGGAAGTCAGGTTTCGTTCGCAGAATCGCTGGATACGTTTGCAGCTAACTTGGCCGAATCGAAGCCAACGGTTTTCCTTGGTGTGCCGCGTATCTGGACCAAGTTCCAGCAGGGAATTCTGGCCAAGATGCCACAGAAAAAACTCGATCTGTTCCTGAAAATTCCAATTCTGAATGGAATTGTGAAGAAGAAGATCCAGTCAGGACTTGGGTTGCAGGAAGCTCCGAATGTCTTTACCGGTGCGGCCCCAACGCCAGCTTCGCTCATCGAATGGTTCGCCAAATTGGGCATCAACATTCAGGAGGCTTATGCCATGACGGAGAATTGTTGCTACAGCCACGTTACGCGTAACGATGCCATCAAGGTGGGTTATGTAGGTCAGCCGCTGCCAGATTGCGAAGTGAAATTGAGTGATGTGAAGGAAATTCTCATCAAGCATGAAGCGTTGATGGATGGTTACTACAAGGAGCCAGAAATGACCGCGGAAACGCTGGTTGATGGTTGGTTGCGAACGGGAGATGAAGGCTACATTGATGAGCAGGGATTCTTGAAGATCACAGGGCGTGTGAAGGACCTTTTCAAGACCACCAAAGGGAAATATGTGGCACCATCGCCCATTGAAATGGACATCTCTGAGAACTCAGATATTGAGCAGGTATGTGTGGTCGGAGATGGTATTCCACAACCAATTGCGCTGATCGTCACTTCAGAATCCGCAGCTGGAAAATCGAAGAATGAGATCGAGGACAGTATTCTGAAAACGTTGGATCATGTGAATCCAGATCTGGATCACCATGAACAGGTCAAGAAGGCGATCATCGTCAAAGAACCTTGGACGGTGGAGAATGAGTTGCTCACACCAACCATGAAAATCAAGCGGAATCCGATCGAGAAGATCTACAAGGCACGGTACGAAGAATGGTACAATTCTCCAGACAAGATCATCTGGGAATGA
- a CDS encoding 3-hydroxyacyl-CoA dehydrogenase has product MKRSIKKVAVLGSGVMGSRIACHFANVGLEVLLLDIVPREPNDAEKAKGLTTEHPAVRNRIVNDALAFAIKSNPNPLYKKSFASRITTGNFDDDMPKIAECDWVIEVVVERLDIKQQVFANVEKYRKPGTLITSNTSGIPIHMMLEGRSEDFQKHFAGTHFFNPPRYLKLLEIIPTPKTDPAVTDFLMDYGDRFLGKTTVLCKDTPAFIANRVGVYSIQALFHLVEEMDLTVTEVDKMTGPILGRAKSATFRTCDVVGLDTLVLVAGGLKQNCPNDEANHLFDVPGYITKMVENGWIGSKAGQGFYKKEGKTILELNLKTLEYQEAAKVDFPTLKAAKAEDNLRKRMKILAGGTDKAGEFYRKAFYGLFQYAANRIPEISDDLYKIDDAIGAGFGWQLGPFATWDALGVAETVKAMEEAGKKPAQWVYDMLAKGCDTFYKAKDGKQLYYDIPSGDYKVVPGTEDLIILDNLRENNVVWSNTGATIFDLGDGVLNLEFHTKMNTIGSEILQGINKAIDLAEGDAKWKGVVIANNGENFSAGANLGMIFMLAAQQEVEELDMAVKAFQDTVMRIRYSSIPVVSAPHGMALGGGCEICLHSDKVIAAAETYIGLVEFGAGVIPAGAGSKEMALRASDDFQKDNLELPALRERFLTVGMAKVATSAEEAFELGILRKGIDEVSVSAERRIGRAKRAVIELYEQGYSQPAERKDIKVLGKKGLGIFVAGARSMESAKYISEHDRIISEEFGYVLAGGDLSQATEVSERYLLGLERKAFLKLAMTRKSMERMQSLVTTGRPLRN; this is encoded by the coding sequence ATGAAAAGAAGTATTAAAAAGGTAGCTGTACTCGGTTCTGGTGTGATGGGGTCGCGTATTGCATGTCATTTTGCCAACGTAGGTTTGGAGGTGCTTCTTCTTGATATTGTTCCGCGCGAGCCGAACGATGCTGAGAAGGCGAAAGGACTGACAACCGAGCATCCAGCGGTAAGAAACCGCATTGTGAATGATGCATTGGCGTTTGCCATCAAGTCGAACCCGAACCCACTTTACAAGAAGTCGTTCGCAAGCCGCATCACCACAGGAAACTTTGATGACGATATGCCGAAGATCGCTGAGTGCGATTGGGTGATCGAGGTCGTTGTAGAGCGCTTGGACATTAAGCAGCAGGTATTTGCCAATGTGGAAAAATACCGCAAGCCAGGAACGCTGATCACATCAAACACATCAGGTATTCCTATTCATATGATGTTGGAAGGAAGAAGCGAGGATTTCCAGAAGCATTTTGCTGGAACGCACTTCTTCAACCCACCGCGTTATCTGAAATTGCTGGAGATCATCCCAACTCCGAAAACGGATCCGGCTGTCACTGATTTCTTGATGGATTACGGTGATCGTTTCCTTGGTAAGACCACCGTATTGTGTAAAGACACGCCAGCGTTCATCGCAAACCGTGTGGGTGTTTACAGCATTCAGGCATTGTTCCACTTGGTGGAGGAAATGGACCTGACGGTTACCGAAGTGGATAAGATGACAGGGCCGATTCTTGGTCGTGCCAAGTCTGCCACTTTCAGAACATGTGATGTGGTCGGTTTGGATACGTTGGTTCTTGTGGCTGGCGGATTGAAGCAGAACTGCCCGAACGATGAAGCCAATCACCTTTTCGATGTTCCTGGATACATCACCAAAATGGTGGAGAACGGCTGGATCGGTTCCAAGGCTGGACAAGGTTTCTATAAGAAGGAAGGGAAGACCATCCTTGAATTGAACCTGAAAACATTGGAGTATCAGGAAGCCGCCAAAGTTGACTTCCCAACGTTGAAGGCTGCAAAGGCTGAGGATAATCTTCGCAAGCGAATGAAGATCCTTGCTGGTGGAACCGACAAGGCAGGTGAATTCTACCGCAAGGCGTTCTACGGGTTGTTCCAGTACGCGGCAAACCGTATTCCTGAAATTTCTGACGACCTATATAAGATTGATGATGCCATCGGTGCTGGATTCGGTTGGCAGTTGGGACCATTCGCTACTTGGGATGCACTTGGCGTTGCCGAGACCGTAAAGGCAATGGAAGAAGCTGGCAAGAAGCCTGCTCAGTGGGTGTACGACATGCTTGCAAAAGGCTGCGACACCTTCTACAAAGCGAAAGACGGCAAGCAGTTGTACTACGATATTCCTTCGGGAGACTACAAAGTGGTTCCTGGAACGGAAGACCTTATCATATTGGATAACCTACGTGAGAACAACGTGGTTTGGAGCAACACAGGAGCAACCATCTTCGACCTTGGCGATGGCGTTCTGAACTTGGAGTTCCACACGAAGATGAACACCATCGGTAGCGAGATCCTTCAGGGAATCAATAAGGCGATCGACCTTGCCGAAGGCGATGCGAAATGGAAAGGTGTTGTGATCGCTAACAATGGCGAGAATTTCTCTGCTGGTGCCAACTTGGGAATGATCTTCATGCTTGCTGCTCAGCAAGAAGTTGAAGAATTGGACATGGCGGTGAAAGCTTTCCAAGATACCGTCATGCGAATCCGTTACTCATCCATTCCAGTTGTTTCTGCACCACACGGAATGGCGTTGGGCGGAGGTTGCGAGATCTGTCTGCACTCAGATAAGGTCATCGCGGCAGCGGAAACATATATCGGATTGGTTGAGTTCGGAGCGGGAGTTATCCCAGCAGGTGCTGGATCGAAAGAAATGGCTTTGCGCGCTTCTGACGATTTCCAAAAAGACAACTTGGAATTGCCAGCATTGCGTGAACGCTTCCTGACAGTAGGTATGGCAAAAGTGGCCACATCTGCCGAAGAGGCCTTCGAATTGGGCATCCTCAGAAAAGGAATCGATGAGGTTTCTGTTTCTGCCGAAAGAAGGATCGGTCGTGCCAAGCGCGCAGTTATCGAACTGTACGAGCAAGGCTACTCGCAACCAGCAGAGCGCAAGGATATTAAGGTCTTGGGCAAGAAAGGGCTGGGAATTTTCGTTGCAGGAGCACGGAGCATGGAAAGCGCCAAGTACATTTCTGAACACGACAGGATCATTTCTGAAGAGTTCGGTTACGTGCTTGCAGGAGGCGACCTCTCCCAGGCTACAGAAGTATCGGAAAGATACCTTCTCGGCCTGGAGCGTAAAGCCTTCCTGAAACTGGCCATGACCCGCAAGTCGATGGAAAGGATGCAGAGCCTGGTAACCACAGGTAGACCACTTAGAAACTGA
- a CDS encoding DUF4143 domain-containing protein, producing the protein MVVRRITSKVIEALDSQDAVALLGPRQAGKTTLAHFIHEQTPSIYLDLESMTDRNKLSDPELFLRQHADKLVILDEIHRMPDIFQPMRGLIDEGRRTGNRNKRFLILGSAAIDLLRQSGETLAGRISYIDMGPFDVLEVGHDLNSMNRLWLRGGFPDSYLANSEEQSFNLRRNFVRTYLERDVPQFGPRIPSETLERLWTMLAHNQGTLLNSSRLASGLSVTSPTVTSYISLLTDLLLVRRLMPFHKNVGKRLVRSPKTYVRDSGLLHALLGIRDSDTLAGHPVVGASWEGFAIENILAAAPEHAKASFYRTADGAEVDLVLELGGSEGLWAIEVKLGLAPKPTKGFFNALEDLQPDRAFIVYSGDERYPLNSEIEVIGLRELAEMVSK; encoded by the coding sequence ATGGTAGTAAGAAGAATAACATCGAAAGTGATAGAGGCATTGGACAGTCAGGATGCTGTAGCCCTCTTGGGACCTCGCCAAGCGGGCAAGACCACGCTGGCTCATTTCATTCATGAACAGACACCTTCCATTTACTTGGATCTGGAGTCGATGACCGACCGCAACAAGCTCAGTGATCCTGAACTGTTTCTTCGACAGCATGCGGATAAACTGGTCATTTTGGATGAGATCCATCGTATGCCAGATATATTTCAGCCCATGCGCGGATTGATCGATGAAGGGCGAAGGACAGGCAATCGCAACAAGCGGTTTCTAATTCTCGGTTCAGCCGCCATCGACCTCCTCAGACAATCGGGCGAGACATTGGCCGGTCGCATCTCCTATATCGATATGGGACCATTTGATGTACTGGAGGTGGGACATGATCTGAATTCGATGAACCGACTTTGGCTTCGAGGTGGTTTTCCCGATAGCTATTTGGCAAACTCCGAAGAACAGAGTTTCAACCTGAGACGCAACTTCGTCCGAACGTATCTTGAACGCGATGTTCCTCAGTTCGGCCCGAGGATCCCGTCAGAGACCTTGGAACGGCTTTGGACCATGCTGGCCCATAATCAGGGAACATTATTGAACAGTTCCCGATTGGCGTCCGGGCTTTCAGTCACATCTCCCACCGTTACCAGTTATATCAGTTTACTGACCGACCTGTTGTTGGTGAGAAGGCTGATGCCCTTTCACAAAAATGTTGGAAAACGGCTCGTCAGGTCTCCTAAAACGTATGTGCGGGACAGTGGATTGCTTCATGCTCTACTGGGAATCCGAGATTCCGACACCTTGGCCGGACATCCGGTTGTGGGAGCCAGTTGGGAGGGATTTGCAATTGAGAACATACTGGCAGCCGCACCCGAACATGCAAAGGCCAGTTTTTATCGGACCGCTGATGGTGCTGAAGTGGACCTTGTGTTGGAACTCGGTGGTTCTGAAGGATTATGGGCAATTGAGGTAAAACTGGGCTTGGCACCGAAACCGACCAAAGGTTTTTTCAATGCCTTGGAAGATCTGCAACCTGACAGAGCATTCATTGTCTATTCAGGCGATGAACGCTATCCTTTGAACTCAGAAATAGAGGTGATAGGATTGAGAGAATTGGCGGAAATGGTCAGTAAATAG
- the dinB gene encoding DNA polymerase IV, with protein MKSIIHIDLDTFFISCERLIDSRLVGKPVLVGGVTDRGVVASCSYEARAFGIHSAMPMKMARQLCPEAIVIRGDSGTYSKFSNDVTEIIKEESPLYEKSSIDEFYIDATGMDRFFGCYKWAQELRGRIIKETGLPISFALSTSKTVAKVGTGEAKPNNHREIPKDTEMPFLAPLSIKKIPQVGDQTYRMLRSMGVEKVKTVQDMPMELMERVMGKPGITLWKKTHAIDNTPVIPYHERKSISIERTFERDTTDMVKLKSIIKAMAENLAYQLRNGDKLTSCVTVKIRYSDFQTTSKQLRIPYTSADHTLIKTVEELFDKLYDRRVLIRLVGVRFSHLVGGGYQINMFEDSEEMIKLYQAMDKVRNKYGQDAVKRAVAMGSKGIGRSNPFNGQPPIIPAHRRA; from the coding sequence ATGAAATCCATCATCCATATCGACCTTGATACGTTTTTCATCTCGTGTGAAAGACTGATCGATAGCCGATTGGTCGGGAAACCTGTTTTGGTGGGTGGCGTTACGGACCGTGGCGTGGTGGCTTCGTGCAGTTATGAAGCGCGGGCTTTCGGAATTCATTCTGCTATGCCGATGAAAATGGCGCGGCAACTTTGTCCTGAAGCCATTGTAATACGGGGCGACAGCGGCACGTACAGCAAATTCTCCAACGATGTGACGGAGATCATCAAGGAGGAATCGCCCTTGTATGAGAAATCGAGCATTGATGAGTTTTACATTGACGCTACGGGAATGGACCGTTTTTTCGGTTGCTACAAATGGGCGCAGGAATTGCGCGGACGCATCATAAAAGAGACGGGGCTTCCTATTTCGTTTGCGCTTTCTACGAGTAAAACCGTGGCCAAAGTGGGAACAGGTGAAGCTAAACCGAACAACCATCGGGAAATTCCGAAGGACACGGAAATGCCGTTTCTCGCACCGCTTTCCATCAAGAAGATCCCACAAGTGGGCGACCAGACTTACCGCATGCTGCGCAGCATGGGCGTGGAGAAAGTAAAGACCGTGCAGGACATGCCGATGGAACTGATGGAACGCGTGATGGGCAAACCTGGCATCACGCTTTGGAAGAAAACCCATGCCATTGATAACACGCCCGTTATCCCGTATCACGAGCGGAAATCAATTTCCATCGAACGCACGTTTGAGCGCGATACCACCGATATGGTGAAGCTGAAAAGCATCATCAAGGCCATGGCCGAAAACTTGGCCTATCAACTTCGGAATGGCGACAAACTCACCTCGTGTGTTACGGTCAAGATCCGTTATTCCGATTTTCAGACCACGAGCAAACAGCTTCGGATTCCGTACACGAGTGCGGATCATACGCTCATCAAAACCGTAGAAGAACTATTCGATAAACTCTACGACCGCAGAGTGCTCATTCGGTTGGTTGGTGTACGGTTCAGCCATTTGGTGGGTGGCGGCTATCAGATCAATATGTTTGAGGACAGCGAGGAAATGATCAAGCTCTATCAGGCCATGGACAAGGTTCGCAACAAGTACGGGCAGGATGCCGTGAAGCGAGCCGTGGCAATGGGTTCAAAAGGTATTGGAAGGTCGAATCCGTTCAACGGGCAGCCGCCTATTATTCCTGCGCATAGGAGAGCCTAA
- a CDS encoding MarR family transcriptional regulator gives MGKKRHLRPEESVCFTTKTTWHAISRLYNTTGAQHDVSASTGFVLLNIDVENGTPATKIAPALGMEPRSLTRMLKTMEEKGYLERRADPSDGRVMRIFLTEEGKKKRELAKVGVVAFNKAVRDAVPEEKLNIFFEVANTINEIIDKKSIYDKVNVNQLGIKN, from the coding sequence ATGGGTAAGAAGCGACATCTAAGGCCTGAAGAAAGTGTGTGTTTCACTACGAAAACCACATGGCACGCTATTTCGCGACTGTATAATACGACCGGTGCACAGCACGATGTAAGTGCTTCCACCGGTTTTGTTTTGCTCAATATCGATGTTGAGAATGGCACACCGGCCACCAAGATCGCGCCAGCATTGGGCATGGAGCCACGGAGTCTGACGCGCATGCTGAAGACCATGGAAGAGAAGGGTTATTTGGAGAGAAGGGCCGATCCATCGGACGGACGGGTGATGCGCATCTTCCTGACCGAAGAAGGCAAGAAGAAGCGCGAACTGGCCAAGGTGGGTGTTGTGGCTTTCAATAAGGCAGTGAGAGACGCGGTGCCTGAGGAGAAGTTGAACATCTTCTTCGAAGTGGCCAACACGATCAACGAGATCATTGACAAGAAGTCGATCTACGATAAAGTAAACGTGAATCAATTAGGAATTAAGAATTAG